From Camelus dromedarius isolate mCamDro1 chromosome 23, mCamDro1.pat, whole genome shotgun sequence, a single genomic window includes:
- the LOC105086552 gene encoding olfactory receptor 10X1-like codes for MKINQTILKEFTLVGFSVYPQVQTFLFVVFFGLYLLTLTGNLAIMGLTWVDRSLHTPMYLFLSALSFSETCYTLSIIPRMLTDLLAKNRSISVIGCSLQMCFFLALGATNCVILTVMGYDRFLAICNPLRYPLLMTSMVCGQLVASAWAVGFFISVIETALIFRGSFCSPNLVKHFFCHMRAVVRLSCLHSDLTEFTVTLISVSGLMGTFLLIVLTYVFILSTVLRIPSAEGKQKAFSTCASHLTVVIVHFGFASIVYLKPEASGGDDTLIAVPYTVITPFLSPLIFSLRNKDMKGAFRKVLGKTSSLDKTS; via the coding sequence ATGAAGATCAACCAGACAATCCTGAAGGAATTCACTCTTGTTGGCTTTTCTGTTTACCCACAGGTACAGACGTTcctctttgtggttttctttggCCTCTACCTTCTCACCCTCACAGGTAACCTAGCCATCATGGGTCTAACTTGGGTAGACAgatccctccacacccccatgtacctCTTCCTTAGTGCACTCTCTTTCTCTGAGACCTGCTACACATTGTCCATTATCCCCAGGATGCTGACAGATCTCCTGGCCAAGAACAGAAGCATTTCAGTCATAGGATGTAGCTTGCAGATGTGTTTCTTCTTGGCACTTGGTGCCACTAATTGTGTCATACTCACTGTGATGGGATATGACCGCTTCCTGGCCATCTGCAACCCCCTCAGGTATCCATTGCTTATGACCAGCATGGTATGTGGACAACTGGTGGCCTCTGCTTGGGCTGTAGGATTTTTCATATCTGTAATAGAGACCGCACTGATATTCAGGGGCTCTTTCTGCAGCCCCAACCTGGTCAAACACTTCTTCTGTCATATGCGGGCAGTTGTGAGGCTGTCCTGTCTACACAGTGACCTCACAGAATTCACTGTTACACTGATCTCAGTGTCAGGCCTGATGGGCACCTTCCTGCTCATCGTCCTCACTTACGTCTTCATTCTTTCCACTGTCTTGAGGATCCCTTCAGCTGAGGGCAAGCAGAAGGCATTTTCTACCTGTGCCTCCCACCTCACGGTGGTCATCGTCCACTTCGGCTTTGCATCTATTGTTTATCTGAAGCCAGAAGCATCGGGGGGAGATGACACACTCATAGCAGTCCCTTACACTGTCATTACTCCTTTCCTCAGCCCTCTCATATTCAGCCTCAGGAATAAGGACATGAAGGGTGCTTTTAGAAAGGTACTTGGAAAGACAAGTTCCTTGGATAAAACATCTTGA